A single genomic interval of Microbacterium oleivorans harbors:
- a CDS encoding copper chaperone PCu(A)C, translating into MNTKTNSIRFGTLIAAATLILAGCSSTTPTEEEAAAASIAGDSVQITDSWVKSADSGMSAAFGELTNDSDADVTVVSATTEASSMLELHETVENESGEMVMRQIEGGFVIPAGGSMDLEPGGNHIMLMDLTAPLVAGDEVTFTLTFSDDSTYEFTAPVKDYSGANENYEGGDMDMDMEMDH; encoded by the coding sequence GTGAACACCAAGACCAACAGCATCCGTTTCGGCACCCTCATTGCCGCTGCCACCCTCATCCTTGCCGGATGCTCCTCCACAACCCCGACCGAGGAAGAAGCAGCCGCAGCGTCGATTGCCGGCGACAGCGTCCAGATCACCGACAGCTGGGTGAAGTCAGCTGACTCGGGAATGTCGGCGGCTTTCGGGGAGCTCACCAACGACTCCGACGCCGACGTGACCGTTGTCTCTGCGACCACGGAGGCATCGTCGATGCTCGAGCTGCACGAGACCGTCGAGAACGAGTCCGGCGAGATGGTCATGCGCCAGATCGAGGGCGGGTTCGTCATCCCCGCGGGAGGGTCGATGGACCTCGAGCCCGGCGGGAACCACATCATGCTCATGGACCTCACCGCCCCGCTCGTCGCCGGCGATGAGGTGACGTTCACCCTGACGTTCTCCGACGACTCGACGTACGAGTTCACCGCTCCGGTGAAGGACTACTCCGGCGCGAACGAGAACTACGAGGGCGGCGACATGGATATGGACATGGAAATGGATCACTGA
- a CDS encoding recombinase family protein, with amino-acid sequence MAHEVGYARVSKREQNPDAQAAELRAAAWERVLVDDGESSRVIDRPQRLACLDHLQPGDTLKVRRLDRLAGSERILIETLQDLDARQIKSSV; translated from the coding sequence ATGGCACATGAAGTCGGGTACGCCCGAGTCTCGAAGCGGGAGCAGAACCCGGACGCGCAGGCGGCGGAACTCCGTGCCGCCGCCTGGGAGCGTGTCCTCGTCGACGACGGCGAATCGAGCCGGGTCATCGACCGCCCCCAGCGGTTGGCGTGCCTCGATCACCTGCAGCCGGGGGACACCCTCAAAGTACGCCGGCTCGATCGTCTTGCCGGCAGTGAGCGCATCTTGATTGAGACGCTTCAGGACCTCGATGCTCGCCAGATCAAATCGTCAGTCTGA
- a CDS encoding SRPBCC family protein, with protein sequence MPVTDITTDADNLTMTLVAEVDAPVERLWRAFTQPAQLERFWGPPGWPATFTRFEFEPGGRAQYAMSSPQGEKSRGTWEFIAIDEGRSFEVLDAFADEDGEPMAQFPAMRMIFSFETTPGGSRLTNITYFTSAEALEQVIAMGAIEGSRLAMGQLDAVVQDLRAYAQGVGTRIELLDDTHVRITRLIDGPRDLVWRAHHETELLKKWMLGPDGWSMTVAEPATQVGASFRQAWEQDGAPETAFGFEGELLQFDAPRRAVTTERMSGTEGPVTINDLQLYEEDGVTLLTLLIEYPDKQTRDMILDTGMAEGMETSYARLESAVLSG encoded by the coding sequence ATGCCCGTCACCGACATCACCACCGATGCCGACAACCTCACGATGACGCTCGTGGCGGAGGTCGACGCCCCCGTCGAGCGCCTCTGGCGCGCGTTCACGCAGCCGGCGCAGCTCGAGCGGTTCTGGGGCCCTCCGGGCTGGCCGGCCACCTTCACCCGCTTCGAGTTCGAACCCGGCGGGCGCGCGCAATACGCCATGTCGAGCCCGCAGGGTGAGAAGTCCCGCGGCACGTGGGAGTTCATCGCGATCGACGAGGGACGCAGCTTCGAGGTGCTCGACGCGTTCGCCGACGAGGACGGCGAGCCGATGGCGCAGTTCCCGGCCATGCGCATGATCTTCTCGTTCGAGACGACCCCCGGCGGATCGCGACTGACCAACATCACCTACTTCACCTCTGCCGAGGCGCTCGAGCAGGTCATCGCGATGGGCGCGATCGAGGGATCGCGCCTCGCGATGGGCCAGCTCGACGCCGTCGTGCAGGATCTCCGCGCCTACGCGCAGGGAGTGGGCACCCGCATCGAGCTGCTCGACGACACGCACGTGCGCATCACGCGCCTCATCGACGGCCCCCGCGATCTCGTGTGGCGTGCCCATCACGAGACCGAGCTGCTGAAGAAGTGGATGCTCGGCCCGGACGGCTGGTCGATGACGGTGGCCGAGCCCGCGACGCAGGTCGGCGCGAGCTTCCGGCAAGCCTGGGAGCAGGACGGCGCACCCGAGACGGCGTTCGGGTTCGAGGGCGAGCTGCTGCAGTTCGACGCCCCGCGCCGTGCGGTCACGACCGAACGGATGTCGGGGACCGAGGGCCCCGTTACCATCAACGACCTGCAGCTCTACGAGGAGGACGGCGTGACGCTGCTGACGCTGCTGATCGAGTACCCCGACAAGCAGACGCGCGACATGATCCTCGACACCGGCATGGCCGAGGGCATGGAGACCTCCTACGCCCGCCTCGAGTCGGCGGTGCTGTCAGGCTGA
- a CDS encoding Dyp-type peroxidase: MTVPDEGARRKGATRRQFLFGGAVAGVGAAAAIGIDLALNQNQQPVEAGASVPLNGDTVVPFYGVHQAGIDTDAQSNGTFIALDLHDDVDSDGLRRLMRILTDDASRLTQGVPALADSEPELAATPARLTVTFGFGPRFVERAQGSGPAWLRPLPAFTIDRLQPEFSDGDLLIQLAADDPITLAHAVRMMLKDTRSFAEVRWVQQGFRQGYGSVAPGTTMRNLFGQVDGTTNPKPGTTDFDALVWNTSGWLTGGTSMVVRRIHMDLDKWDRLDRPGREQSVGRDLTNGAPLTGTNEHDEPDFTATTTIGFPVIPEFSHVRRSRSDDTRQRIFRRAYNYDIPPGNGSVSDSGLIFVSFQADVDAQFTPLQKRLDELDLLNEWTVPIGSAVFAIPPGCAEGGYIGETLLT; the protein is encoded by the coding sequence ATGACAGTGCCCGACGAGGGCGCACGTCGAAAAGGCGCGACCCGGCGACAGTTCCTCTTCGGAGGAGCCGTCGCCGGCGTCGGCGCCGCCGCCGCGATCGGCATCGACCTTGCCCTGAACCAGAACCAGCAACCCGTCGAGGCGGGCGCATCCGTCCCCCTCAATGGCGATACCGTCGTGCCGTTCTACGGAGTGCATCAAGCCGGTATCGACACCGACGCCCAATCCAATGGCACTTTTATCGCCCTCGACCTCCACGACGACGTTGACAGTGACGGGCTGCGCCGGCTCATGCGAATCCTCACCGACGACGCCTCCCGCCTCACCCAGGGCGTGCCCGCACTTGCGGACTCTGAACCGGAGCTCGCAGCCACCCCGGCGCGGCTCACAGTCACGTTCGGGTTCGGACCTCGGTTCGTTGAGCGCGCTCAGGGGAGCGGTCCAGCCTGGTTGCGGCCGCTGCCGGCGTTCACAATTGACCGGTTGCAGCCGGAGTTCTCCGACGGTGACTTGCTCATCCAGCTTGCAGCGGATGACCCGATCACCCTCGCCCACGCGGTGCGGATGATGCTGAAAGACACCCGCAGCTTCGCGGAAGTGCGGTGGGTGCAGCAAGGGTTCCGGCAGGGCTACGGGTCGGTCGCGCCCGGCACCACGATGCGCAACCTGTTCGGCCAGGTCGACGGCACCACGAACCCGAAACCGGGCACGACGGACTTCGACGCTCTCGTGTGGAACACCAGCGGGTGGCTGACCGGTGGCACGAGCATGGTCGTGCGTCGCATTCACATGGACCTGGACAAGTGGGACCGTCTAGACCGTCCCGGACGTGAACAGTCCGTCGGACGGGACCTCACCAACGGGGCACCTCTGACCGGGACGAACGAGCACGACGAGCCGGACTTCACCGCCACCACCACGATCGGGTTCCCCGTCATCCCCGAGTTCTCCCACGTCCGCCGGTCTCGATCCGATGACACCCGTCAACGGATCTTCCGCCGCGCCTACAACTACGACATCCCACCCGGAAACGGGTCTGTGTCCGACTCCGGCCTGATCTTCGTGTCCTTCCAAGCCGACGTCGACGCCCAGTTCACCCCGTTGCAGAAACGCCTCGACGAACTCGACCTCCTCAACGAATGGACCGTCCCGATCGGTTCTGCTGTCTTCGCGATCCCGCCCGGCTGCGCCGAAGGCGGATACATCGGCGAAACCCTCCTCACCTGA
- a CDS encoding SufS family cysteine desulfurase encodes MTSSAVPAPAPGVVSPLDAVTLRTDFPILSEEVNGHRLVYLDSAATSQKPLAVLDAERDFLTHANAAVHRGAHTLAAEATDLFEDSRAAVAGFVGAQPDQLVWTSGATAGLNLVAYAIGNATLGRGAPASARFALAPGDEIVTTAIEHHANLIPWQELAARTGAVLRHIPARADGTLDLDAAASLIGERTRIVAFTHVSNVLGIVNPVAELVALAEAVGATTVLDACQSAPHLPLDLPALRVDLAVFSGHKMLGPYAIGGLYGRAEVLEALPPFLTGGSMITTVTLEGAEYLPPPQRFEAGTQPVGPAIGLAEAVRYLDRVGLENIHAHESALAERMAAGLREIPGIRLLGDAAGVDRVGLWSFDVAGVHAHDAGQFLDAQGIAVRVGHHCAAPLHRQFGMTASVRASTALYNTEDDVDLFLDAVRGIRGFFGVTDEAEGARA; translated from the coding sequence GTGACATCTTCTGCCGTGCCCGCTCCCGCGCCGGGAGTCGTCAGCCCGCTCGACGCGGTGACCCTGCGCACCGACTTCCCGATCCTGTCGGAAGAGGTGAACGGCCACCGCCTGGTGTACCTCGACTCCGCGGCGACCAGCCAGAAGCCGCTGGCCGTCCTCGACGCCGAGCGCGACTTCCTCACCCACGCGAACGCCGCCGTGCACCGCGGCGCGCACACGCTCGCGGCGGAGGCGACCGATCTGTTCGAGGATTCCCGCGCGGCGGTCGCCGGTTTCGTCGGTGCCCAGCCCGACCAGCTGGTCTGGACCAGCGGCGCCACCGCGGGGCTGAACCTCGTGGCCTATGCGATCGGCAACGCGACGCTCGGTCGCGGCGCCCCGGCCTCCGCCCGCTTCGCGCTCGCCCCCGGTGACGAGATCGTCACGACGGCCATCGAGCACCACGCGAACCTCATCCCCTGGCAGGAGCTCGCAGCCCGCACCGGCGCGGTGCTGCGACACATCCCCGCGCGCGCCGACGGCACGCTCGACCTGGATGCCGCAGCATCCCTCATCGGCGAGCGCACGCGCATCGTCGCCTTCACGCACGTGTCCAACGTGCTCGGCATCGTCAACCCGGTCGCCGAGCTCGTCGCCCTGGCCGAAGCGGTGGGCGCGACGACCGTGCTCGATGCCTGCCAGTCCGCCCCGCACCTGCCCCTGGATCTGCCGGCGCTGCGCGTCGACCTCGCCGTCTTCAGCGGCCACAAGATGCTCGGCCCCTACGCGATCGGCGGCCTCTACGGCCGCGCCGAGGTGCTCGAGGCCCTGCCGCCGTTCCTCACCGGGGGGTCGATGATCACCACGGTGACCCTCGAGGGCGCCGAGTACCTGCCCCCGCCGCAGCGCTTCGAAGCGGGCACCCAGCCCGTCGGGCCGGCGATCGGGCTAGCCGAGGCGGTGCGCTATCTCGACCGCGTCGGCCTCGAGAACATCCACGCCCACGAGAGCGCCCTCGCCGAGCGCATGGCGGCGGGCCTGCGCGAGATCCCCGGCATCCGGCTGCTGGGCGACGCGGCCGGTGTCGATCGCGTCGGCCTGTGGTCGTTCGACGTCGCGGGCGTGCACGCGCACGACGCCGGGCAGTTCCTCGACGCCCAGGGCATCGCCGTGCGGGTCGGGCACCACTGCGCCGCACCGCTTCACCGGCAGTTCGGGATGACGGCATCCGTCCGCGCGTCGACCGCGCTGTACAACACCGAGGACGACGTCGACCTGTTCCTCGACGCGGTACGCGGCATCCGCGGCTTCTTCGGCGTCACCGACGAGGCCGAGGGGGCGCGCGCATGA
- the sufU gene encoding Fe-S cluster assembly sulfur transfer protein SufU, whose protein sequence is MTGLDSLYQELILDHSKHPVGNPLHDVGAAAHADSHQKNPVCGDEITLRVAVEGDRVTEVSWEGVGCSISQASASMLASLVAEEVEGDGMSRADAIALIEGFRAALRSRGTIPLDEETFGDAAALSGVSKFSARVKCAMLAWVALEDGLARA, encoded by the coding sequence ATGACCGGTCTGGACTCGCTGTACCAGGAGCTCATCCTCGACCATTCGAAGCACCCGGTCGGCAACCCGCTGCACGACGTGGGGGCGGCGGCGCACGCCGACTCGCACCAGAAGAACCCCGTCTGCGGCGACGAGATCACCCTCCGCGTCGCCGTCGAGGGCGACCGCGTGACCGAGGTCTCGTGGGAGGGCGTCGGCTGTTCGATCTCGCAGGCGTCGGCATCGATGCTCGCCTCGCTCGTGGCCGAAGAGGTCGAGGGCGACGGGATGTCGCGGGCGGATGCGATCGCGCTGATCGAGGGCTTCCGGGCGGCGCTGCGCTCCCGCGGCACGATCCCCCTTGACGAGGAGACCTTCGGCGACGCAGCGGCCCTGTCGGGCGTCTCGAAGTTCTCGGCGCGCGTCAAGTGCGCGATGCTCGCCTGGGTCGCCCTCGAGGACGGCCTCGCCCGAGCCTGA
- a CDS encoding copper resistance CopC family protein, producing MSRIRTLLAAAAAAALLSLAFASPAYAHDELVGSSPASGDRLAGAPAEITLDFSADVMTVGAAVIIADGQGRDWVLGEPAVDMGRVTVVVDPEMPVAGYEIRWRVVSSDGHPISGLIPFTIGDAEPLTRTAAATPIPGALAAGDDTADQGTQETSGAVRIALIGAGGAAVAAVFFIAIHFIRRRFARRDTGGTNDPAHTAGSTRS from the coding sequence ATGTCTCGTATCCGTACTCTTCTGGCGGCTGCTGCGGCCGCTGCGCTGCTGTCGTTGGCGTTCGCGTCTCCGGCGTACGCGCACGACGAGCTGGTGGGGAGTAGCCCTGCCTCAGGCGACAGGCTCGCCGGTGCCCCGGCGGAGATCACGCTAGATTTCTCAGCCGACGTGATGACAGTAGGGGCCGCGGTGATCATTGCCGACGGTCAGGGCCGGGACTGGGTGCTGGGCGAGCCGGCAGTGGATATGGGCCGGGTCACGGTGGTGGTCGACCCGGAGATGCCCGTTGCCGGTTACGAAATCCGGTGGCGGGTGGTGTCCTCTGACGGGCACCCCATCAGCGGTCTGATTCCGTTCACGATCGGTGATGCCGAGCCACTCACCCGCACCGCCGCCGCCACCCCCATCCCGGGGGCTCTCGCAGCCGGTGATGACACAGCAGATCAGGGAACACAGGAAACCAGCGGCGCTGTCCGCATCGCACTCATCGGCGCTGGGGGAGCGGCCGTAGCGGCCGTCTTCTTCATCGCCATCCATTTCATCCGCCGCCGGTTCGCTCGACGCGACACCGGCGGCACCAACGACCCCGCGCACACGGCCGGGTCGACACGCTCGTGA
- a CDS encoding PepSY-associated TM helix domain-containing protein produces the protein MTTTATAVSDQDTPPPAPRRRRGWFGALMLRIHFYAGILVGPFILIAALSGALYAIAPTLEQGIYQRQLHAPVTDTRLTLAEQITIAQDHIDGEATLSAVRPAPEPGDTTRVMFAQEGLGGSETRAVFIDPGTGEIRGDETVYGTSGSLPFRTWVSNLHRNLNLGEPGRLYSELAASWLGIVVAAGLALWIIRIRKSRTKKDFIRPTRKHTGYRRVFSWHTSIGIWVALGALFLSATGITWSTYAGANVSDLRTALDWGTPAVNTNLTGEASGGGDHSHHGGAAAAPTGQANPATFDEVLAIAQRVNVNTGLVQILPPAEPGRAWVVQEIDRGYPTEADAVAIDGTTMQVVDRVDFANFSLPAKLATWGIAIHMGTMFGIANQIVMFLLATGIATMVVLGYLMWWKRRPARGGAKVGNPPRHGALDTAPWWGIAIVVAVAIGIGFAFPLIGFTLAGFVIVDAIVNAIPRRPEREQATAPRG, from the coding sequence ATGACCACCACCGCCACAGCCGTGTCCGACCAGGACACCCCGCCGCCCGCACCCCGCAGAAGGCGCGGCTGGTTCGGAGCGCTCATGCTCCGCATCCACTTCTACGCCGGCATCCTCGTCGGCCCGTTCATCCTCATCGCCGCCCTTAGTGGCGCCCTCTACGCCATTGCCCCAACGCTCGAGCAAGGCATCTACCAGCGGCAACTTCACGCCCCCGTCACAGACACCCGGCTCACCCTCGCCGAACAGATCACCATCGCCCAAGACCACATCGACGGGGAAGCAACGCTCTCCGCGGTCCGGCCCGCACCCGAACCCGGCGACACCACCCGGGTGATGTTCGCCCAAGAAGGGCTCGGCGGCAGCGAAACACGTGCCGTATTCATCGACCCCGGAACGGGCGAGATCCGCGGCGACGAAACCGTATACGGCACCAGCGGATCGCTGCCGTTCCGCACCTGGGTGAGCAACCTGCACCGAAACCTCAACCTCGGCGAACCCGGCCGTCTCTACAGCGAGCTCGCCGCCTCCTGGCTCGGCATCGTCGTCGCCGCAGGGCTCGCGCTCTGGATCATCCGCATCCGCAAGTCACGCACCAAGAAAGACTTCATCCGCCCGACCCGTAAGCACACCGGATACCGCCGCGTGTTCAGCTGGCATACCTCCATCGGCATCTGGGTGGCCCTCGGCGCCCTGTTCCTCTCCGCCACAGGCATCACCTGGTCCACCTACGCCGGCGCAAACGTCTCGGACCTCAGAACCGCTTTGGACTGGGGCACCCCCGCGGTGAACACCAACCTCACCGGGGAAGCATCCGGCGGCGGAGACCACTCGCACCACGGTGGTGCAGCTGCGGCGCCCACGGGGCAGGCCAACCCCGCGACATTCGACGAGGTCCTCGCGATCGCGCAACGCGTAAACGTGAATACCGGTCTGGTCCAGATCCTCCCTCCCGCAGAACCCGGCAGAGCATGGGTAGTGCAAGAGATCGATCGCGGATACCCCACCGAAGCCGACGCCGTCGCGATCGATGGAACGACCATGCAGGTCGTTGACCGGGTCGACTTCGCCAACTTCTCGCTGCCCGCAAAGCTCGCAACCTGGGGCATCGCGATCCACATGGGAACCATGTTCGGTATCGCCAACCAGATCGTGATGTTCCTCCTCGCCACAGGCATCGCCACAATGGTCGTCCTCGGCTACCTCATGTGGTGGAAACGCAGACCCGCCCGCGGCGGCGCAAAGGTCGGGAACCCGCCCCGACACGGCGCCCTCGACACCGCCCCGTGGTGGGGTATCGCGATCGTCGTCGCGGTCGCAATCGGCATAGGGTTCGCGTTCCCCCTGATCGGTTTCACCCTCGCCGGATTCGTGATCGTAGACGCAATAGTCAACGCCATACCGCGCCGCCCAGAGCGCGAACAAGCTACCGCCCCGCGAGGGTGA
- a CDS encoding acyl-CoA thioester hydrolase/BAAT C-terminal domain-containing protein, translating to MGTSFGSEAALLTGSHSGDIAGVIAFAPSDVVWAGYDEQRRETSHWTLGHAPVPYLPFDWDGYVKETPARFRPLYERSRATFSDGIAAASIPVERIQRLVLVAGGDDQVWPSVPHAENIRSRRASVGLATALIVATRAGHRTILPGERTVTGGAPMLRGGTEAEDKALGARAWNTIETALRSAR from the coding sequence GTGGGGACCTCGTTCGGTTCTGAGGCCGCACTTCTCACAGGATCGCATTCCGGGGACATCGCTGGCGTGATCGCGTTTGCGCCGTCGGACGTGGTGTGGGCGGGGTACGACGAGCAGCGACGAGAGACGTCGCACTGGACGCTCGGCCACGCGCCGGTGCCATACCTTCCGTTCGACTGGGACGGATACGTCAAGGAGACCCCAGCGCGTTTCCGGCCGCTGTACGAACGCTCGCGCGCGACGTTCTCCGACGGCATCGCAGCGGCCTCGATTCCAGTGGAGCGTATCCAGCGGCTGGTGCTCGTCGCGGGCGGCGACGACCAGGTCTGGCCAAGCGTCCCACACGCCGAAAACATCCGTTCCCGGCGAGCAAGCGTCGGCCTTGCCACCGCGCTGATCGTCGCGACCCGGGCCGGACACCGGACCATCCTTCCCGGCGAACGCACTGTTACCGGGGGCGCACCGATGCTCCGCGGCGGCACGGAAGCCGAAGACAAGGCGCTCGGGGCGCGGGCCTGGAACACGATAGAAACGGCGCTTAGATCCGCACGCTGA
- a CDS encoding ArsR/SmtB family transcription factor: MVVEKAPRTEPSELSDDEIDRVFHALAAATRRDILRRTIEREQSVSTLASGYEMSFAAVQKHVGVLEAAGLIVKRAEGRERLVRADPAMIARARGLLARYEDLWRARIDRLDALLAEPED; encoded by the coding sequence ATGGTTGTAGAAAAAGCACCCCGAACCGAGCCGAGCGAGCTGAGCGATGACGAGATCGACCGCGTCTTCCACGCGCTGGCCGCGGCGACGCGTCGCGACATCCTGCGGCGCACGATCGAACGCGAGCAGTCGGTGTCGACCCTCGCGTCCGGGTACGAGATGTCGTTCGCTGCCGTGCAGAAGCACGTCGGCGTCCTCGAGGCCGCCGGCCTCATCGTCAAGCGCGCCGAGGGCCGGGAGCGGCTCGTGCGCGCGGATCCGGCCATGATCGCCCGCGCTCGCGGCCTGCTCGCGCGCTATGAAGACCTCTGGCGCGCCCGCATCGACCGCCTCGATGCGCTGCTCGCCGAGCCCGAAGACTGA
- a CDS encoding APC family permease, which produces MTTDSREPGEESTPIAKRILIGDPLESEKLDDQLLPKRRALPIFASDALSSVAYAPQELLMILAIGGTAMLAFSPWVALAVVALLIVVVLSYRQLIKAYPSGGGDYEVARTNIGEKAGVVVAAALLVDYILTVAVSVASGVDNIISALPFLDAWRVELAVGFVVLIILVNLRGVREASSAFAVPTYIFIGSVAVMIVTGLVRVLLGDAPVASSAQYAIEGESLTQVALILLVLRAFSSGCSALTGVEAVSNGVPAFRAPKVANAQTTLVLMGTIAILLFSGLTALGLITGVHYAEDPCALIGFDCATQPQPSLMAQIAAATFGMGSIPFFIIQAATACVLLLAANTAFNGFPLLGAVLARDGYAPKSLNTRGDRLVFSNGMIILGLAAILVLVVFQADLTTLIQLYIIGVFVSFSLGQIGMVRHWRRELRLLHPQASAERAGARRGLVINGIGATFTVAVLLIVTVTKFTHGAWLIFIAIPILAFLMVGVSRYYRDVEHEIAMDDGVHFGSSGDVALVLVNRLQKPVAKAVDYALSAKHDKTIAVHVAVSKESVHDVQTDWEVHGMPVPLVIIESPYRQYAAPLATFIRAYREKHGSSVVTVYLPQYIVGHWWETFLHNRRARRIAQQLMMVHGVQITLVPWLLDSSEIVYGRRSRPLPGDDRAGRASTTYGLVAHTEASDDR; this is translated from the coding sequence GTGACCACTGACAGTCGCGAACCGGGCGAGGAATCCACGCCGATCGCGAAGCGCATCCTCATCGGCGATCCCCTCGAATCCGAGAAGCTCGACGATCAGCTCCTTCCCAAGCGTCGGGCGCTGCCGATCTTCGCCTCCGACGCGCTGTCGTCGGTGGCTTATGCGCCGCAGGAACTGCTGATGATCCTGGCCATCGGCGGCACCGCGATGCTCGCCTTCAGCCCGTGGGTCGCGCTGGCCGTGGTCGCGCTGCTGATCGTCGTCGTGCTCAGCTACCGCCAGCTCATCAAGGCCTATCCCTCCGGTGGCGGCGACTACGAGGTCGCCCGCACGAACATCGGCGAGAAGGCCGGCGTCGTCGTCGCTGCGGCCCTTCTGGTGGATTACATCCTGACCGTGGCCGTCTCCGTCGCCTCGGGCGTCGACAACATCATCTCGGCGCTGCCGTTCCTCGACGCATGGCGCGTCGAGCTCGCCGTCGGCTTCGTCGTGCTGATCATCCTGGTGAACCTGCGCGGCGTGCGCGAGGCGTCGTCGGCGTTCGCGGTGCCCACGTACATCTTCATCGGATCCGTCGCGGTCATGATCGTCACCGGCCTCGTGCGGGTCCTGCTGGGAGATGCCCCGGTCGCCTCGAGCGCGCAGTACGCGATCGAGGGAGAGAGCCTCACCCAGGTCGCCCTCATCCTGCTCGTGCTGCGCGCGTTCTCGAGCGGCTGCTCGGCGCTCACCGGCGTCGAGGCGGTGTCGAACGGGGTGCCCGCGTTCCGGGCGCCCAAGGTCGCCAACGCGCAGACGACCCTCGTGCTGATGGGCACGATCGCCATCCTGCTCTTCTCGGGCCTGACGGCGCTCGGCCTCATCACCGGCGTCCACTACGCCGAAGACCCTTGCGCCCTCATCGGCTTCGACTGCGCCACCCAGCCGCAGCCGAGCCTGATGGCCCAGATCGCGGCGGCGACGTTCGGGATGGGCTCCATCCCGTTCTTCATCATCCAGGCGGCCACCGCCTGCGTCCTCCTCCTCGCCGCCAACACGGCGTTCAACGGATTCCCGCTTTTGGGCGCCGTGCTCGCGCGCGACGGCTACGCGCCGAAGTCGCTCAACACGCGCGGTGATCGCCTCGTGTTCTCCAACGGCATGATCATCCTCGGGCTCGCCGCCATCCTCGTGCTGGTGGTCTTCCAGGCCGACCTCACCACGCTGATCCAGCTGTACATCATCGGGGTGTTCGTGTCGTTCTCGCTCGGCCAGATCGGCATGGTGCGGCACTGGCGCCGCGAGCTGCGGCTGCTGCATCCGCAGGCCTCCGCCGAGCGCGCCGGGGCCCGCCGGGGCCTGGTCATCAACGGCATCGGCGCAACCTTCACCGTCGCCGTGCTCCTCATCGTGACGGTGACGAAGTTCACGCACGGTGCCTGGCTCATCTTCATCGCGATCCCGATCCTGGCGTTCCTGATGGTGGGCGTCAGCCGGTACTACCGCGACGTCGAGCACGAGATCGCGATGGACGACGGCGTGCACTTCGGCTCGAGCGGCGACGTCGCCCTCGTCCTGGTCAACCGCCTGCAGAAGCCCGTCGCCAAGGCGGTGGACTACGCCCTGTCGGCGAAGCACGACAAGACGATCGCGGTGCATGTGGCGGTGTCGAAGGAGTCGGTGCACGACGTTCAGACCGACTGGGAGGTGCACGGGATGCCGGTACCGCTCGTCATCATCGAATCGCCGTACCGCCAGTACGCCGCGCCGCTCGCGACCTTCATCCGCGCGTACCGCGAGAAGCACGGCTCGTCGGTCGTGACCGTGTACCTGCCGCAGTACATCGTCGGTCACTGGTGGGAGACATTCCTGCACAACCGGCGCGCGCGACGCATCGCGCAGCAGCTGATGATGGTGCACGGCGTGCAGATCACGCTCGTGCCGTGGCTGCTCGACTCGTCCGAGATCGTCTACGGCCGGCGCTCGCGCCCGCTGCCCGGCGACGACCGCGCCGGGCGCGCATCGACGACCTACGGGCTGGTCGCCCACACCGAGGCGTCCGACGACCGCTGA
- a CDS encoding helix-turn-helix domain-containing protein: MHIAKAAGKLRGRQPKLSKTKRKHLLDLAAAGKHTQAELAELFDVSRTTIYRELSRATN, translated from the coding sequence ATGCACATCGCCAAAGCCGCCGGGAAACTCCGCGGCCGCCAGCCCAAGCTGAGCAAGACGAAACGGAAGCACCTCCTCGACCTCGCCGCCGCAGGCAAGCACACCCAAGCCGAACTCGCGGAACTGTTCGACGTGTCCCGCACCACGATCTACCGCGAGCTCAGCCGCGCAACGAACTGA